TCATGGGAACTTAACACTTGTACAAGACAACATTTGATTTGGGTGCCTGCTTAACAAGAATCATGTTCTACTTTGgtatctctctttctctctacTCATGGcttcaaattaataacaagATTTCCTTGATGTTGTTGCTGTTAGCTAACcaattatgaaaaatgattattaatttgtgtccaaaatataattctatattaatatattaaaaataattataaatacttaCTTGCGCTTTGCCTAATTATATATGCATTTCCGTTCTAACATTTTTAGAGTTAGTCATTTTCAGCTCACATGCATGTCCCATTCCACATGATAATTCTTTCATTAATCttccattaaattaaaatatataaaattggtCAGAATAccgaattattatttttgtcaaaaaaattgaagCATTTTACATTAGAGATTTTGAGAGAGATCcgctatatataaaaaaaaaaaaaaaaaaagagcaattatcaaattataaaataacaaaatattgtGGACCAATAAttagaataaacataaaattaaaactcttaTAAATATGGATAATTCTAGTATGTCGAAACGCATTcgtagataaagaaaaaaagttcaacataaaaataaaaaaatatatattttatgtaatatgtgaaaaataaGTGTTTGAATATTATAtctgtaaaatttattattaagttaaaaaattttatcattatgttttatgagattttactttatcttatatttttatttttattttgattaaaaattattaagtttataataaaaaatacaaaaaattttataaaataaattaaaaattaaataattcaataataaaactagATTAAAAATTGCATTTTGCATATGATATCTACCcatattcatttaaaattatgaatttaggAACTTCATTCTCATTCacaattctaattctatttgTACATACATCACATTCATATAGCTAGAGCCAGAAATAGTCAATATGCATGCGCAACCAGAAAAACacctctatttttcttttcaaatttttatttttttcttggaCTGAAAAAGCACCTGTATTTGCCAATTTATGGCTTATCCTTTTATCTTTGCataatttatttcctttacaaccccttttcattttctaaattGCAGATTCAAGTGAATATGTGTTAACTTTTTCATATTGAAATTGCTCCTCTTATGGCACCTTTcctatttcctttttcctaCATTGACATCACCGTGCctcctctctctttctcactttaacaaattaaatatcttataaATGCATGTAATACACATCCACATTTTATTAGAGCCGAAAAAAACAACAAAGTTATATTGATCTTCTTCGATTTTTGAGTCTCTGTTTACAAACAATTTGCGACAGGATTTTGTGATAAGATTTCGTAGAAGCTGAGTTACTATACACCCGCGAAGTTGgtagaaatttattaaaaaaaatattttatttttaaaaaaaatattttatttttaaaaaaaatatacgaggaaaaaaataaaataaaaataataatagaatcgaaagagatattttatgaaatttatttataaattttatttattttagtaaaatttaatttaatttaattataattaattctattcaaatttaaatgtgtaattctaaattaattttctttttattggaagcatataaattttaaatttgtaaataaattatataaattttataaatttcaaccaaacacaatataagaattttgaattaaaagattttaaatcaaaaattctataaaatttatgaatttaatttaaatttattatttgagaAGTAAAAAAGTTAGAGTAGATCCATAAACTCTCGCCCTataaaatttctcaattttaatgtttttccTTAGAGAtgaaaaactttaaaattcaccattttaaaagaatgacaaattgttatatgttttttttattttaatattgtccctcctaataaatttatattatcttgAAAACTATTCTTTaactttaagaaaaattcactATTTTCAgctaaaaatcaattaattttgcTTTCCCTTTTCCATTTTATAAGTTTTCTCCATTTTCAACTTTTCATTAATGGTTTTCAGGCTAAAAACATGAAACAAGACCATACAAATTATACTTCATAATAAAGGGAGTCACGTGATCTCTAACATTACAAACCCAATATATACGTATATGTATGTCGCAATCAGTCTGTGAATTAATGAATTTGTTCACAAAATAAGTATGAATGGTCTAATTGGATATTTGTTTGATATTGATGGCTttgacaaaaacaaaaatttaaaggtaaagagaagaagaagaagaagaagaagaagaagaagatgcataTACTCAATagtccttttttcttttcctcttgcTTTTGATCTCATGCAAAGGGAATATACATAACccaacaagaaattaaagttCCTCCCTCCAACagccttttttctttcctatcTCTTCCTATTGACAATAATATAGAAGAGATTCCCTagcaaaagaaagggaaattAACACACTCCTAATTAAATAGATACCGATAGTAACAATCCTCCACATATTCTAGTGGAACCcaattacataaattaaacatcatatataactaattaattaattttaagtatattCTTCTCAATATCCCTTGTATGTACCCATCCCTACAAGCTTTCACAATACACAAGTTGGCAGCAAGCAGCTTGAAAAGAAGCCCAAGCCTCTCttctgcaaaaaaaaaaagaaaaaagaaaagtaaaataaatatccaagaaaagaagagaaagaaacttTAGtcaaaagctaaagaaaagatTAACCTATGCAAAGGCTAtgatgaaaaagaattaaagaaaagcagagctactaaattttaattatggatGATAATTAAAGCcaactaattaataaagattaaagagaaacagataaaatattttaagaggAGTATGGAGAAGCCTGCCTTTTTGGGTTTTGCATAAAGAAGCTCTGGCGGAATTTTGTACAAGTCTTCATCAACAGGCTTGGGAGTTGGCCTGCTGGCCATCAGATTAGAAGTGGGACTTGATGCTTCTTTCATGTCACTGACCACCCAATTTGGCtgctttttctcttctttgaCTCGAGGCTGACGTACTTTTGCCTGCATTCACCAACAATTTCCTAACTTAATTATCACCCATCTTTCGAAAATCATAATAATGATCTACGAAtgaatcatcatcatcatcatcaccaccaccacccTTCATGATcttacataatatttttagaaactgTAGTTCATTTTTCTAGTAAAATTTTCCCCTATACATAGCCATCATCACGTGCCTTCTATATgaaagttaaaaaagaaaaaagaaaaaaaaaaaaaaaactcccGTGGCTCTTGGTCCCCGACCTAAAAagaccctttttcttttctgcttttcttttaatcagTATCCCTTCCCTTTTCCAATTTTCCAAGAATttgaaagaagagaaagaatgCCATCCTTTTTTCTTGGTTACACATGTAAGAATTTCTTTTGcttgttaatttcttttaatgaatcttttcttttcttcctttatcctttttcttttttccttttctgttctTCGAGTTTTTCGCATGAGTAATGAATAATTCAGCGTTCAAAAGCAGTACTACTATGACCTAAAAGTttcaagaacaagaacaaggCACATTAATTTCATTATGTTATATATAGTCAGGTAAAATTAAACAAGAAACTTAGGTAAGCTAAgcttaaattataattgatatacGTACGTACCCTTCGACGAGGAACAACAATCATGGCAGGAGTGACGACATCATTCTCATATAAATCACCTGCAACATATAAATCACGATCTTCAGAGTAACTGTAACGAAGCAAACCAGCTTGCCTAGCTGACTCAAAGCATTGAGTGAACGGCAGGTCATTGTTCCAATCCCAGCTTCCAAAAGCCGGTACATGGTTTCTTGAATAGTAGTAGTCCTATACATATTATGACAACAAAAGGGTCATATAATATAGACTTACTAAGAATTATAAACGAGAAAacagaagaagaggaagaagaagaagagaacaaATTGAAGACTCACTTCCATGATTTGTTGAAGCAAGCAAGTAGGAGAGTGTATATCAGCTACCAAGAATCTTGAACGTTGAAGATAGACTTGAAAGGTGGTATTTAAAATGCgatatctctttctttatttcttggtGCGAGCTGCTTGCCTGGCTGTGCTTATAAGCGTGGGCACGAGACACACTCCCAAATTTAAAAGGGAATGAAAGAAAGATAGAATAGGGAAAAGTAGGGTCTGGAGGATCCAAAGGAGCAATTAATAAAAGGTAACAAgggtaaaaaagaaaagaaaactactCAGATAACGAAGTTGCACAGTAAGAGACAGAGGGACAAAGAGGTGAGGGTtattgcttttcttttgggcaattcttttaataatattctatctgtgatttctttttttctttatattaaatattccTTAGCTTGTATCAGGGTTTCTGCTTTTACCTACTTTGTCGCTGATCAGATGTATATTCCAATGcatgattaataataaagggcagttgggtttttcttctctcttttatttttttctttttttgtcctTGGGGTTTCTTTTTCCATCCTCCAAGCAATACAAATGCAGAAAACCCATCAGTAACAGTCGAATTGTGGCACACTTTATTAACCCCACACGCGTACCAGAATAAGAGCATGGTGCTTTGAGCTTTTGCAATACATAAGGCTAATAGGGTTGGATATAGGTTTTTCCTAAAGTAAGactaagaaatattaattaatttaatcactGGTGAAGTCAGTTTTGCATAGTCAACGCCCCCAACCCCCCAGCACCAACAGAAATCATCAGCTTCGAGGCTACTGTTGTTGATTTTTGGTGAATTTCTATCTCCGAAAAAGGTCACTGTTACCCTAGCCTGAAAGCTATTTTCTCAGCTAGGGAAGCAGGGAAATTATAAGTTGGATTACATTTCAATGAATCATACATCTGCATgtatttattgaatataaattctttgatcaattttagttatattttactgCTGTTATAATATGTTAATGGGtctacatatataaatttactgCCATTCACTTCATGCCTTCTCTGCAGCACGTTATATAAATTCAGCCTGTTTGCCATTGCTAAGAAGGGTAGTAGTATCAGTACATGTGCAGAGAAGGCATGGACTTTGGACTTCGAAACTACAATTTAAATACTATAAATCTTGGGGATTGAATATAATTGAggattataataattatattattgtagcaaaagaaaattgatgaTTATGGTAGTGATGGTCATTTAAGTGAGAGTAAGGAAAATGGGTTACATTAATTAGGGGCTGGGGTCGCGTTTGCCATTGACAGAGGGAGAAAGGGGCCACAAGTTCAGGGGATTTCAGTCTCTTTTTTCCACATGGAGATTGAAGCCATTCCAGTTACAGGTTAGGACACGGCCACCTCAAAACCAGAGCCAGAAACTGTTAAATTTGAAGAAAGTAAAAGAGAAGATAGCAACCACAAAGGGGCCCCTTTCCTTCCCACCTTCTTCTGCTATTATGCCATGACCAAACATTGAGAGCTTCTTCTTTATTCCTCATTTTTTGTCGTTTGCATGTTGCTTTTCCATTGCCTtgtattttcaaattaaatcatatataGTTATCTTCGAGAAGAGATTAAATCATATACAGTTAGCACTTCACTCGTTTtcgaattttgaattttatataccATGtacaattttcattttcttttcttttaattttaggctCAAACGCAAGGGATCGGCCTTTATCTTTTTTCATAACATATTTCTTAACTCCGACACCAATAGTCTGTTTCTAATGGCACCACCGCTAAttcaaaatattgaaaatggTCTATTTGACTAATTTAGCAAATTTTATGTTGACAAGTTTGATATTCATCAGATTTTGAACAGCAtctaattttgattttcattAGAAATGTATCGCAATTTAATTGGAATTAGTTAGGGCGTGAATgttgctattattttaattataattatttattcgaTTTGAAAAGTTAACaccatatttttattttaaaaatttatataacaaaatttaattagtaataacatataataaaaacttaataaataacaaagttGATAGTATTAGGATcgagtttaatattttaattttttttctactaGGATTTTTACATTGTAAAATTCTTCaactttagatttttatatttaatatattatttttaaaaataaaaattattatttaattataaaagtatttacataaattaatatatgaattatattaatatagattaatataataataattacacataagcaaataaaataaatacaataaatttaaaaattatatataaacaatatCACCACATaggaaaatttatattaaatgactgaaattttttatatctcagcttttatatatatatatatatatatatatatattggccaagaaaaatcatataaagAATCAAATATCTTCTGAATTTGTAGCTCGAAGCTAGATGaatccaattttaattattttaaaaatagatccatatttttctaattagatagtaaatagatttaaattttgagcaataatagaaaaatgtcAGCAATGATATAGATAATGGTTTGGTAAAGTCGACGATGGTAGTAGAACAGACAATGATtactaattttgatttttcaattaaaataaaaaatttaaaatttaattttaaatattaaaaattaatactatttaaattttttagtttattaatttaaataagaagCGAGATAAATATGCTTAtagttttttcaaaatttgaatttatttaactcTTAAATAGAAGTTATGAGCtagtttattaaataattgaaattaaatttatttaaccTCAATCTACAAATTAAAGGAAGTATTTGACCTTTTATCCCTAGAgagagttttcttttttcaacttGTAATTACTATACTTTGAGGTGGATTCTTCTTGActatattttagattaataaacttaattattagatgagtaatatacataaaataattataaattttaaaatatgtgtcattttcttattatttaaatataaaaaacatttaaaatctGTGATACTCATCTAATAGTAGG
The sequence above is drawn from the Ricinus communis isolate WT05 ecotype wild-type chromosome 7, ASM1957865v1, whole genome shotgun sequence genome and encodes:
- the LOC8259691 gene encoding uncharacterized protein LOC8259691, giving the protein MEDYYYSRNHVPAFGSWDWNNDLPFTQCFESARQAGLLRYSYSEDRDLYVAGDLYENDVVTPAMIVVPRRRAKVRQPRVKEEKKQPNWVVSDMKEASSPTSNLMASRPTPKPVDEDLYKIPPELLYAKPKKKRGLGFFSSCLLPTCVL